In the genome of Falco naumanni isolate bFalNau1 chromosome 5, bFalNau1.pat, whole genome shotgun sequence, the window ttgggtgtttttttggcaAGGCATGTGTGTaactgtcttctttttttttcaggacagaGTCATCAATCTAGTTGTTGGCGGCTTAACATCCTTGCTGCTTGTAGTAAGTATCTCCCATCCCATCTCATGTTTCATGCCTCCCTTAGGTGCTGGGGTGAAACCCCAGAGTTCCTCCCCAAAATGGGAGGCAAAACTTCACTGTAGTTTGGGGCCCAGGTAGTCACTTTGGGGTACCTCTGTCTTTTGAGACTCTGACAACAGGAGAAGGTGAATACCTTTTTTAAAGCCATGTTTTAAGATCTCGCTGCACAATAAAAAGCCCCAAGTCAATGGGCAGACTGTACATCCCAGCTGAACGTGAGGCTGGGTGTGGTGACAAAGTGCTTATGACCCAGGAGAACATGTTTGCttctctttatttccttctatttaTTATTTCCCTCTATTTATGGTTTATAGGAGTTTTTCCAAAGTGTGTCACTTTGTCTTGAGCTATGCTTTCCCCAAGCTTTGAAGACAAACACAACGCCATCGCGACTGGAGAGCAGCAGTTCTGCGGTCCGTGGTGGCAGCACTGTAGAAAGCCCAggtgcagggaggcagagggggagCTGAGGTGGCAGCTGGTGGGAAGCTTGGCTGAAGGGATGCTCCGACACAGGCAGCATGCACGCCTGTGCCTGCTGGCTCTATGGGGACTTGGAGGATGGTTCTAGCAACAAGCCAGAGTAGTGAAGCTTTCatgatttgttgttttttcttccgCCTCTAAGTCTGCAGTTGCGTCAAAGTGATTTTCCTCCAGAATTTTACATTTCCCTCAAGCTCGTCGCAGGGTGGGAGTTAAAGAGCAGGGAGGGATGTGCAGAGCTGGATGCGAGCTGTGGTACGCCAGCTGTCAGGGCAAGCCTCTTCTCATGGAAGCTCTGATGGCAGGTGAGAGCAAAGActtaatctttgttttcctccataCAGGTCACTCTAATCAGTGCGTTTGTCTTCCCGCAACTACCTCCAAAACctgtgaatatattttttgctttctgcatctCCTTGTGTTGCATTTCTGCTGGCATACTTGTAAGTACAGTGACATTTGCTGTGCAAGCTTTTGAGTATATGACTGAGGATGAAATCTGACTAAAATCAGCTTTATGTGGTGCTACCTTCTTTTTTGCATTCTCctagaaaagcttttctaaagcCTCCATAAAACAAGTTGACAACAAAGGAGTGGTAACTAGTTTCATATTTACTGCAGAGCAAGTGTGTGAACTGAGCCACCTTCTGCAGACCAGCTGTGATGCATGACTTGTCACCTCTGTGACAATGCCATCTGTAGCTGCCAGTGgagacataaaaaaagaaacctgggagcagagcagtgaGATGGGAATTTGGAGATGGATTGTGCTACAGAAGACTAGGGGCGGAGTAAAACACTTGAAGTGGTGGGGCCAGCCAGGCACCTGCAGAAGTCAGTGGCCTTTCAGGCACAGGGGGTGAGCTGCAGTGGCAGGAAGCTACAGTGGGTGGCATTTCCTCAGGGTTGTAGCAGAGGTTCCTCTACTCAGCAGATGCGGCATCCCCGGGGAGTtggtccccagcagcagcaaagggaacTGGCAGGTCAGAGTTCATAtaacggtttgggttggaagggaccttcaaagatcatctggtccagcccccctgccatgggcatCAGtggctcctgcctctgctgtagCTTGTCATATTCAAGAGCGTTCTCCTCCTTCCAGCTGTGACCTGGAACGGTCACGGCGCCTACCCCTTGCCGCTGGGTAATCTGGGAAGTTGTTCTGCCTTGCCTGGTCAGTACCAGTTTGTAGTTCTACAGCTGGTAGCTGTGACTCTGCACAAGAAAGACTGTGTAGTGTGAAACCTGACATTTGTCCTCATCAACCAGGGTTTGATGGCTACAGCCAGTTCTGAGTGTTAAAAACCCCCACTGAACCCACCCACCGTCTAAAACAGAGCTGACAAGACAACCCATGTCTTTGCAGCTGATCTGGCACCCAAGCTTCACAAACCAACAGCCTTGTTTTGGGGAGAAACACCTTgccaatttttttgtttgtgggttcCACCATAGCATGCTAAGAAAACAGGTGATATTTCTTAATTGTTAAGAAAATTATCCGAACTCTGCACCTAGTCCTCTCTAGTCAGATGAAGCTGGgttgttttacagaaaaaataaaaaggtccAGAAGTTGCCACTTCAGTTACCACAGTGTCTCCTCTGAAGTACCTGgcattttaaagtaatacaAACTCCTCCTCTCTTCTAGATCTACTGGTATCGACAAGGAGACCTGGAACCTAAATTCAGGAACCTAATTTActatatattattttctattgTCATGTTATGTATATGTGCCAACCTGTACTTCCATGAAGTGGGTAAATGATGGACATTGGGAATACACAGCAGTGATGCTACTGTGTCAGACTGCTTTCAGCTCAACTCTCAGCTCTACTTGAGACATCTGAGGACAGTCAGACTGAGAGGAAAGAAGTGGGTTGTGCAAGGATAAATCAGTACATGATTTTCATGTAAATGTATATGTAATGTCCCTCTTGTTGGGGAGAATTATTGCCGTAAGACGTgacattctgcttttttttgaaGAGCTACTGTTGCACTTAAACATTCCAGTTGTACTGATGTTTCAGAATGGcacaagctttttcattttggaaaaaattgcatttttttactaCTGTACAAATAAATTGCAGCATTGCAAGGATCGGTAGCAGTTTAAATAAATGGCATCTTACAGTTCCGTAAGACAAATactctttatttcctttaaactGAATAtacaattatttctgttccctAGGCAACCATTTGAAACTACAacttatttttcacattaacaAAACCACAGACTGAAAAAGACCAACTCTTGATTATGAAGAgctaattacagaaataaataaaataatttatacagGAGTCTTTAGTTTCTATAGCTTTTTCTCTCTATCCCTAGCTAacaggctgctgctcagcctaGTGTCCTGTTTCAAACCCTTGTGTAGAAATAAATTGCCTTCCTTTGCCTCAGGGCCCTATGCCCAAATTCTCACAGAGCTACTTCTCCAAGGCTTTGCCACCTCCACGCCACCCCCCACCTACTAACCTGCTGCATAAATCACCTCTGGAGAGGTGGCTGGTAGTGTCATGTAAACAATGAGAAGAGACAAATGTTCCAGCCTACTCACAACAATCTTCAAAGAAGTTACAAGCTTGTGGGGGGAGGAGGCTGGCTGGGTCCCAGTAGCTTCCCTTTCTTATAgccctttccctttttattcAGCTTGCTGtagtgaagaaggaaaagaaacaagtaaaaaaaccccagatttcCCACAAGTGATCTTTCTGAGCTCTGTCCGTTGCCAGCAACGGGCTCCTCAGGAACAAGCAGACCCAGGGAAGTCTCATAAGCATCTGTGTCTTCTTCCTATGCTGTAGTTGTACTAACAAGCCAGATGAGATGGGAATACAGACCATTTCTTCATGATGCTGCCCACGCTCCCTGAAGTCTTTGATGGAATACATTCCGTCCTGAAATGTAACAGTCTCTTACTCCATGTATTACAAGAGTCAGTAAGTGCAGAAATCTTCACCCATTCTTCATGGAACATGTGCAAACTAATTCTTGCTGCGGCACTAAAAGGCTACAGTCCACAACCCTTGACTTCTGTCCAGTTTTCCAGATGTGCAGTTCAGCACACCAGTACCAAGTCAGGTCAGAACTGACCACGTGGATCCTAGCAGTGAGCACTGCAACAGAGGTTCTTTAAAACACCGAAACACCCTGGCTGAGACGCAGTACATCAGGCTTCGCTGGCTGCTCGGTAATCCTTTATAAATGAGGTAAATAGCCTGAGCAGAGAAAGTGCACTGTAGTAATTTCAAACTGGAAGTTTCTGCTTAAAGATACAGACTGACTGCTTTCTTTGGAAATGTGGCACAGGGTTGTAACTAATTTCACAATGCAAACATGGTCAATAGAAAATGGACACGATTACTGCTTCTCAGTGACAGCTCACTAAATCTTCAACATCCTTTGAATCTTCCAAGTCAGGACTGCCCAGCGACGAGCCGATAATGTGTGACCCGTCTCCATGATGCTGTAGGATAGGATCTGTCAAGAGGCATAGTACATTATAGCTATTATTTACTGTGTCATTATAACAAGATATAAAATACACAgttagaagacagaaaatgcagcCTGAAATTTTAACCAATTTTAAGCAATATTGCTCAAACTAGGCAGCTCTCAATTTCTAGTTTCAAGGTAAGCTACAACTAATATGGATTCAACCAGTGTAACTCACGTTTGGATTCATCAGGTACTACTGTATCAGGCCTAGCGCTGACCCTTTGATGGCTCTGTGAGGAGATCCTTCCTCTGGAAAGCAGTATTTGTTAGGTGCAGCAGTGGGAGAATGTATCTGCGCTGCTTCCAAGTCTGAGGTGACTTGGCATGGGGAAGCATGGCACAAGCTAGCAAGCCCTTCCAGGTgagtgctgtgcaaacacagccctgagcagcccagCCCCTCACCCTGAGAGGCCTTAAGTGCATTTCTGATGGCTCTGGTCTTCTCTCAAAGAAAGACATTTCATTCAAGTACCAGGGATGAAGAAATGCACACTAAAGGAGGAGTTACTTATTAGCCTACGCATACTAATTCAAGGCTCAAGGGTGATGGAAACAGCTCAGCAAGTGatgaagcagctgctgttctAATGCTTTTCCCACAAAGTTAAGTGGGACTTTCTTCTACTTCTGCTGATACCAGGTGGGTAACCAAGCTGCTTTTGCATAGCGATGacatggaaaattatttaagagAACGCAAAGATCTATAAAGTGGTGTTTACAGGAATCCTAAGTGCCACACTGCTTTAATGAACCTGGCTCCAGCATCAACCGTATGAAGGGACTGTCACACCTGTTAGAGTTGTCAGGGGCAAGACTGATTCGCTGTCTATATCATCTGTTGACTGGATAAAACCATGGGAAGAAGGAACAATAAGCACAGTCTCATCATCTATTGTAGGCTGGTCAACTTGTTCTTCTATTGTTGGAGAACCCAGCTCCTGCACAACACAGAAGGAATAGGACATCAGAGTATACTCTTGGTAGCATAAACAGCAAAACCTGCTTGACTCAGCAGttttaaattcaattttatCTCATTAAATTGAAATGTTAGCATCAGAGCTAGTTTACTCCAGCATTTATAGGGCATGTTTCATCCTAGTGCAGGTATCTAAAACCAAGATGAGAAGAATTCTACCCTGTGAGCAGCAtgagagcaggaggagaagaaaggagaggctGCACGGTGGTGATAAAATATTGGTGATGACAAGAACATTTTATCGCTTTTAAGTCAAATGTTTTGTCTATAAAGAGGAGTAATTAAGCTTTTCCACTACTTGCTGTCTAGATGTTCTGAGAAATTGAAGCAATACCTTTATAGTACTAACCAGCTCCACAAATGCAACAGCTTTAGCTGAACTTAATAGTTTCACAGCTTCTGTGTCAAGTTTTAACTACTGAACAGAGAGCTCAAAAGACCTATTTTAACTTCTGTGCCTTGCTTGCCCTTGTCACTTGCTGACCGTAAATTGGATCCAAATTTTGTATATGACCCTCATTGTA includes:
- the TMEM243 gene encoding transmembrane protein 243; translation: MEGFAARGYGTGGPDNRLLFGETSARDRVINLVVGGLTSLLLVVTLISAFVFPQLPPKPVNIFFAFCISLCCISAGILIYWYRQGDLEPKFRNLIYYILFSIVMLCICANLYFHEVGK